A window from Armatimonadota bacterium encodes these proteins:
- a CDS encoding GHMP kinase, which yields MIVKAQAPNRVLDFGGWTDTWFAGSGCVLNFAVSLYAQVIVATRARPGVSITAQDFGEIIDIAAPGAEPYNGKHDLLKAAVNVMGIDKLDAYVYADVPAGCGTGSSAAISVALIGALSMLTGEYHRPEQVARLAHELETKELGIQSGVQDQIAAAMGGIGYHTIEPYPRATTSRVRVTPEIAWELESRLVLVYTGERHLSGAVHEKVIADYQAGNPATRKAMETLQTTPQLAASALWKGDFAAFAEIMNLNNAAQKALHSEITTRHIQRIEEVARSAGAIGFKINGAGGGGSVTVLCETRRRREVEEAIKGAGFQLLPCRFDWEGLRTWVARK from the coding sequence ATGATCGTCAAAGCACAGGCGCCCAATAGGGTTCTCGACTTCGGGGGCTGGACCGACACCTGGTTCGCCGGCTCCGGCTGCGTGCTGAACTTCGCGGTCAGCCTCTACGCCCAGGTTATCGTCGCCACCCGCGCCCGCCCCGGGGTCAGCATCACCGCCCAGGATTTCGGCGAGATCATTGACATCGCCGCGCCGGGGGCCGAGCCCTACAACGGCAAGCACGACCTGCTCAAGGCGGCGGTCAACGTCATGGGCATAGACAAGCTCGACGCCTACGTCTATGCCGACGTGCCCGCCGGCTGCGGCACCGGCTCCTCGGCGGCGATCTCGGTCGCCCTCATCGGCGCCTTGAGCATGCTCACCGGCGAGTACCACCGGCCCGAGCAGGTGGCCCGCCTCGCGCACGAGCTGGAGACCAAGGAGCTGGGCATCCAGAGCGGGGTGCAGGATCAGATCGCGGCCGCGATGGGCGGCATCGGCTACCACACCATCGAGCCTTACCCGCGCGCGACCACCTCGCGGGTGCGGGTGACGCCGGAGATCGCGTGGGAGTTGGAGAGCCGCCTGGTGCTAGTCTATACCGGCGAGCGCCATCTCTCGGGCGCGGTGCATGAGAAGGTGATCGCCGACTACCAGGCGGGAAACCCGGCCACCCGCAAAGCCATGGAGACCCTCCAGACCACGCCCCAGCTCGCCGCCTCCGCGCTGTGGAAGGGCGACTTCGCCGCCTTCGCCGAGATCATGAACCTCAACAACGCCGCCCAGAAGGCGCTCCATTCCGAGATCACCACCCGCCACATCCAGCGTATCGAGGAGGTGGCGCGGTCGGCGGGCGCCATCGGCTTCAAGATCAACGGCGCGGGCGGGGGAGGCAGCGTGACCGTGCTGTGCGAGACCCGGCGGCGGCGCGAGGTCGAAGAAGCGATCAAGGGCGCCGGCTTTCAGTTGCTGCCGTGCCGCTTCGACTGGGAGGGCCTGCGCACCTGGGTCGCGCGCAAGTAG
- a CDS encoding GDP-mannose 4,6-dehydratase: MRSLITGITGFVGSHLAEHLLAQGAEVFGTARWRSDTANIDHLEGRIGLVECDIRDSASVKQVLLDVRPDEIYHLAAQSFVPTSWRAPSETLETNIVGEVHLLEAVRGLDPSPRVQIAGSSEEYGMAREDELPIRETNPLRPLSPYAVSKVGQDLLAYQYAMSYGLHLVRTRAFNHTGPRRGSVFVTSNFAKQIADIEKGRQEPVMRVGNLEARRDFTDVRDIVRGYVLAVREGEPGEVYNLCSGVARTIREVLDLLLSRSQVQVKVEQEPARMRPSDVPVLQGDFGKFHARTGWKPQIPFEQTVADLLDYWRGQA, translated from the coding sequence ATGAGATCGCTCATCACCGGCATCACCGGCTTCGTCGGCTCGCACCTCGCGGAGCACCTGCTGGCGCAGGGCGCCGAGGTCTTCGGCACCGCCCGCTGGCGCAGCGACACCGCCAACATTGACCACCTCGAGGGTCGCATCGGCCTCGTCGAGTGCGACATCCGCGACAGCGCCTCGGTCAAGCAGGTGCTGCTCGACGTGCGCCCCGACGAGATCTATCACCTCGCCGCCCAGAGCTTCGTCCCCACCTCGTGGCGCGCGCCCTCGGAGACGCTGGAGACCAACATCGTGGGCGAGGTGCACCTGCTGGAGGCGGTGCGAGGGCTAGACCCCAGCCCCCGCGTGCAGATCGCCGGCTCCTCCGAGGAGTACGGCATGGCCCGCGAGGACGAGCTGCCCATCCGCGAGACCAATCCGCTGCGGCCGCTGAGCCCGTACGCCGTCAGCAAGGTCGGCCAGGACCTGCTCGCCTACCAGTACGCCATGAGCTACGGCCTCCATCTGGTCCGCACGCGCGCCTTCAATCACACCGGCCCGCGGCGCGGTTCGGTGTTCGTCACCTCCAACTTCGCCAAACAGATCGCCGACATCGAGAAGGGTCGCCAGGAGCCGGTCATGCGCGTCGGCAACCTGGAGGCGCGGCGCGATTTCACCGATGTGCGCGACATCGTGCGCGGCTATGTGCTGGCGGTGCGCGAGGGCGAGCCGGGCGAGGTTTACAACCTGTGCTCGGGCGTCGCGCGCACCATCCGCGAGGTGCTCGATCTGCTGCTCAGCCGCTCCCAGGTGCAAGTGAAAGTCGAGCAGGAGCCCGCGCGCATGCGGCCCTCCGACGTGCCCGTGCTCCAGGGCGATTTCGGGAAGTTCCACGCTCGCACGGGGTGGAAGCCGCAGATCCCCTTCGAGCAGACCGTCGCCGACCTGCTCGACTACTGGCGCGGGCAGGCGTAG